One window of the Brevundimonas goettingensis genome contains the following:
- a CDS encoding lytic murein transglycosylase, with protein MRLSARLLLILSVAACAPMLPPAETVLAPARPEPQPQPTPPPTRPGPQPTQPVYDQPGFEGWKQGFLNRMGGARRTAYEQQLAGLTPDQEVIRLDGNQPEFSRPAGAYVANAVSSARVAEARRKVDIVPWSVTQRFGVPAEILVSIWAQESSFGQVQGNKDVIRSLATLAYEGRRRDWAEGQLRDALNIVIDGRRSRAGLTGSWAGAMGQTQFMPDNYLRLGVDQNDDGKVDIWGSDVDALASAANLLAQAGWKRGQAWGYEVVIPQGFDYSLADGPSRPWSFWRQQGVTLARGGAMTDAEAAENATLLLPQGARGPAFIGLPNHFVIRRYNNSVSYALAIGLTADGVAGKPGLMASWPTDAPMSRDQRVGAQAALTRMGYDTGGVDGVVGANTRAALKRWQAANGRIADGYLTAELATELMSR; from the coding sequence ATGCGCCTTTCCGCCCGTCTCCTGCTGATCCTGTCCGTCGCGGCCTGCGCGCCGATGCTGCCGCCCGCGGAGACGGTGCTGGCTCCGGCCCGGCCGGAGCCCCAGCCTCAGCCGACGCCCCCGCCGACCCGGCCCGGGCCGCAGCCGACCCAGCCCGTCTATGACCAGCCGGGCTTCGAGGGCTGGAAACAGGGCTTCCTGAACCGCATGGGCGGCGCCCGCCGCACGGCCTATGAGCAGCAGCTGGCCGGACTGACGCCCGATCAGGAGGTCATCCGACTGGACGGCAACCAGCCCGAGTTCAGCCGTCCCGCCGGCGCCTATGTCGCCAACGCCGTCTCGTCCGCCCGCGTCGCCGAGGCCCGTCGCAAGGTGGACATCGTGCCGTGGAGCGTGACCCAGCGCTTCGGCGTGCCCGCCGAGATCCTCGTGTCCATCTGGGCGCAGGAATCGAGCTTCGGACAGGTCCAGGGCAACAAGGACGTCATCCGCTCGCTGGCCACCCTCGCCTATGAAGGCCGCCGCCGCGACTGGGCCGAGGGCCAGCTGCGCGACGCCCTGAACATTGTCATCGACGGCCGCCGCAGCCGTGCAGGCCTGACCGGCAGCTGGGCCGGGGCCATGGGCCAGACCCAGTTCATGCCCGACAACTATCTGCGCCTCGGCGTCGACCAGAACGACGACGGCAAGGTCGACATCTGGGGCTCCGACGTCGACGCCCTGGCGTCGGCCGCCAATCTGCTGGCCCAGGCCGGATGGAAGCGCGGCCAGGCCTGGGGCTATGAGGTCGTGATCCCGCAGGGCTTCGACTATTCGCTCGCCGACGGCCCGTCGCGGCCGTGGAGCTTCTGGCGCCAGCAGGGCGTGACTCTGGCGCGAGGCGGGGCGATGACCGACGCCGAGGCGGCCGAGAACGCCACCCTGCTGCTGCCCCAGGGCGCGCGCGGCCCGGCCTTCATCGGCCTGCCCAACCACTTCGTGATCCGGCGCTACAACAACTCGGTCTCCTATGCCCTGGCCATCGGCCTGACGGCGGACGGGGTGGCGGGCAAGCCGGGGCTCATGGCCAGCTGGCCCACGGACGCCCCCATGTCGCGCGACCAGAGGGTCGGCGCCCAGGCCGCCCTGACGCGGATGGGCTATGACACCGGCGGCGTCGACGGGGTGGTCGGGGCCAACACCCGCGCCGCCCTGAAGCGCTGGCAGGCCGCCAACGGTCGCATCGCCGACGGCTATCTGACCGCCGAGCTGGCGACGGAGCTGATGAGCCGCTGA
- a CDS encoding sigma-54-dependent transcriptional regulator produces the protein MAKTVLVVDDDPTQRRLVQAVLDREGYAVVHAENGGEAIDRLTKGGGADVVLLDMVMPGMSGMEALAEIRTAGVTTPVIVLTANGGIDTVVKAMQAGAQDFFIKPASPERILVGIRNALQMTQLTREVGRLKKHVAGRTSFDDLVGDSPPMRLVKAFGARAAKSSIPVLITGESGVGKEVIARALHGASDRSGKPFVAVNCGALPANLIESILFGHEKGAFTGAHDKHLGKFQEASGGTLFLDEIGELPLDMQVKLLRALQEGEVDPVGAKRSVKVDVRIVSATNRDPAQQVREGAFREDLYYRLNVFPIEAPALRERREDIPALVDHFIGRFNAEEGKRVAGASAETMALLSAFDWPGNVRQLENSVYRALVLADAPYLQPHDFPAISGVAMPLAQAESGIEASAASEGGLSVELPPLPDQPIRILDDRGHLRTLEDIERDLIQHAIEVYAGHMSEIARRLGIGRSTLYRKVREQGLEGALKEVG, from the coding sequence ATGGCCAAGACCGTTCTGGTGGTCGACGACGATCCGACCCAGCGCCGCCTCGTTCAGGCGGTTCTGGATCGCGAGGGCTATGCCGTCGTCCACGCCGAGAACGGCGGCGAGGCCATCGATCGCCTGACCAAGGGCGGCGGCGCCGATGTCGTGCTGCTGGACATGGTCATGCCCGGCATGAGCGGCATGGAGGCCCTGGCCGAGATCCGCACCGCCGGCGTCACCACCCCTGTCATCGTCCTGACGGCCAACGGCGGCATCGACACCGTGGTCAAGGCCATGCAGGCCGGCGCCCAAGACTTCTTCATCAAGCCCGCCAGCCCCGAACGCATCCTGGTCGGCATCCGCAACGCCCTGCAGATGACCCAGCTGACCCGTGAGGTCGGCCGTCTGAAGAAGCACGTGGCGGGCCGCACCTCGTTCGACGATCTGGTCGGCGACAGCCCGCCGATGCGTCTGGTCAAGGCCTTCGGCGCGCGCGCGGCCAAGTCCTCCATCCCGGTCCTGATCACCGGCGAGAGCGGCGTCGGCAAGGAAGTCATCGCCCGCGCCCTGCACGGGGCCTCGGACCGGTCCGGCAAGCCCTTCGTCGCGGTCAACTGCGGCGCCCTGCCCGCCAACCTGATCGAGTCGATCCTGTTCGGTCACGAGAAGGGGGCCTTCACCGGCGCCCACGACAAGCACCTCGGCAAGTTCCAGGAGGCCAGCGGCGGCACCCTGTTCCTCGACGAGATCGGCGAGCTGCCGCTGGACATGCAGGTCAAGCTGCTGCGCGCCCTGCAGGAGGGCGAGGTCGATCCCGTCGGCGCCAAACGCTCGGTCAAGGTCGACGTCCGCATCGTCTCGGCGACAAATCGCGACCCGGCCCAGCAGGTCAGGGAAGGCGCCTTCCGCGAGGACCTCTACTACCGCCTGAACGTCTTCCCGATCGAGGCCCCGGCCCTGCGCGAGCGCCGCGAGGACATCCCGGCCCTGGTCGACCACTTCATCGGCCGCTTCAACGCCGAAGAGGGCAAGCGCGTCGCCGGAGCCTCGGCCGAGACCATGGCCCTGCTCAGCGCCTTCGACTGGCCCGGCAACGTGCGCCAGCTGGAGAACAGCGTCTATCGCGCCCTGGTCCTGGCCGACGCCCCCTATCTGCAGCCGCACGACTTCCCGGCCATCTCGGGCGTCGCCATGCCTCTGGCCCAGGCCGAGAGCGGCATCGAAGCTTCGGCCGCGTCGGAGGGCGGGCTGTCGGTGGAACTGCCGCCCCTGCCCGACCAGCCGATCCGCATCCTCGACGACCGCGGCCATCTGCGCACGCTGGAGGACATCGAGCGCGACCTGATCCAGCACGCCATCGAGGTCTACGCCGGCCATATGTCCGAGATCGCCCGCCGCCTCGGCATCGGCCGCTCGACCCTGTACCGCAAGGTCCGCGAACAGGGGCTGGAAGGCGCCCTGAAGGAAGTCGGCTGA
- the ykgO gene encoding type B 50S ribosomal protein L36, protein MKVRSSLKSLKTRHRDCKVVRRKGVVFVINKTDPRFKAKQG, encoded by the coding sequence ATGAAGGTCCGTAGCTCGCTCAAGTCGCTCAAGACCCGCCACCGCGACTGCAAGGTCGTGCGCCGCAAGGGCGTCGTCTTCGTCATCAACAAGACCGACCCGCGCTTCAAGGCGAAGCAGGGCTAA
- a CDS encoding alpha/beta hydrolase: MASTHRSTRRSQWWLRAGAILLGVVLIAYALVIGVVFFSQREMLYPIVHGSPTPDADGPPIQVVHIDTHDHERLVAWFLAPKPGRPTILFFGGQGGGLSFQSGRWRRMADEGVGFLAVGYRGHDGSTGKPSEKGLHTDARAAWDWLARTTPAQDIVLHGFSLGTGVATRLAVERPARALILEAPYTSTADIAAEAWPFIPVRLLMLDQYRSRDIIDRVSIPLLIVHGSADEVIPFEQGRTLYDLAHTPRRLVKMVGSNHATLTRDGLYDQIWTFLNLPLPASTAEAGHRVAVEVESAP; encoded by the coding sequence GTGGCCTCGACCCACCGTTCGACACGACGATCGCAGTGGTGGCTGCGCGCCGGGGCGATCCTGCTCGGCGTGGTTCTGATCGCCTATGCGCTGGTGATCGGCGTCGTCTTCTTCAGCCAGAGGGAGATGCTCTATCCGATCGTTCACGGCAGCCCGACGCCCGACGCCGACGGCCCGCCGATCCAGGTGGTCCACATCGACACCCACGATCACGAGCGGCTGGTGGCCTGGTTCCTGGCGCCGAAGCCGGGGCGGCCGACGATCCTGTTCTTCGGCGGTCAGGGCGGGGGTCTGTCTTTCCAGTCCGGGCGCTGGCGGCGCATGGCCGACGAGGGGGTGGGCTTCCTTGCCGTCGGCTATCGCGGCCATGACGGTTCGACCGGCAAGCCCTCGGAGAAGGGTCTCCATACAGACGCCCGCGCCGCCTGGGACTGGCTGGCCCGAACGACCCCGGCGCAGGACATCGTTCTCCACGGCTTCTCCCTGGGCACCGGGGTCGCGACCCGGCTGGCCGTCGAACGCCCCGCCCGCGCCCTGATCCTCGAGGCGCCCTATACCTCCACCGCCGACATCGCGGCCGAGGCCTGGCCCTTCATCCCGGTGCGCTTGTTGATGCTGGACCAGTACCGGTCGCGCGACATCATCGACCGCGTCTCCATCCCCCTGCTGATCGTTCACGGAAGCGCTGACGAGGTCATTCCCTTCGAACAGGGCCGCACCCTCTACGACCTCGCCCATACGCCGCGGCGGCTGGTGAAGATGGTCGGTTCGAACCACGCGACCCTGACCCGCGACGGCCTGTACGACCAGATCTGGACCTTCCTGAACCTGCCCCTCCCCGCCTCGACCGCTGAGGCGGGCCATCGGGTGGCGGTCGAGGTGGAGAGCGCGCCATGA
- a CDS encoding DUF2312 domain-containing protein produces the protein MTDAAAPFDSSDVLTSAAQGRLRSIIERIERLEEDKAAIMADQKEVFAEAKGEGYDVKILRKVIRIRKQDKAKRQEEDAILDLYLSALGEI, from the coding sequence ATGACCGACGCCGCCGCTCCCTTCGACAGCTCGGACGTCCTGACCTCGGCGGCCCAGGGCCGTCTGCGTTCGATCATCGAGCGCATCGAGCGTCTGGAAGAGGACAAGGCCGCGATCATGGCCGACCAGAAGGAGGTCTTCGCCGAGGCCAAGGGCGAGGGCTACGACGTCAAGATCCTGCGCAAGGTCATCCGCATCCGCAAGCAGGACAAGGCCAAGCGCCAGGAAGAGGACGCCATCCTGGACCTCTACCTGTCCGCCCTCGGCGAGATCTGA
- a CDS encoding DUF4153 domain-containing protein, whose translation MTGSHDDHSASGRSGLAREGDRRATAAVRLGIGLLQGVALWWLTRSWPNEYRHPPLWPATDPWLFGCLFIVFAFLPVVLLAGVGRLRPVTLIVWGGIAGAVMAALAFHDIDRQGVKLDDTVLSPLFVVFTAVALFIGHHLIVPADRERRLIAPYPAYFDAAWMAGVQLALSIGFAGAFWLLLFLGAALFKVIGLTFLGDLIGKSWFAFPMTGLAFATAVQLTDVRDGLIRGVRAVALMLLSWLLLVMTVLAAGFLAALPFTGLKGLWDTGSATALVLASAGALIILINTAYQDGRPDNRPPLVLRIAVQVASLLLTPLIVLAVWGLMLRIGQYGLTPDRIIAAACALVGAVYAVGYGLGAIVPLIRKGSDWMKALEATNLASGVLAVAVILALFSPLADPARLSVADQVKRLEAGKVTPDKFDFGFLRFESGKVGQQAFEKLARSTDADIARRAQEARKMEDRWDSPKPDVAVDLRIEMLPAGTALPAAFPRSVVFDGSTGANQALTSCTSKDEPCKARLFDLDADGRDELLIAHRFAVIVFVLGDDGKWTSPGTYMPRICAGVGRGDMRKTLETDQFQTEPQRWPGLRSSDSINWTFTPDTQCPGEAVRVDLVPPPPPPARPAPPPAR comes from the coding sequence ATGACCGGCAGCCATGACGATCATTCCGCCTCGGGCCGCTCCGGACTGGCGCGCGAGGGCGACCGGCGCGCCACGGCCGCCGTCCGCCTCGGCATCGGCCTCCTGCAAGGCGTGGCCCTGTGGTGGCTGACGCGGTCCTGGCCCAATGAGTATCGCCACCCGCCGCTCTGGCCGGCGACCGATCCCTGGCTGTTCGGCTGCCTGTTCATCGTCTTCGCCTTCCTGCCGGTAGTGCTGCTGGCGGGCGTCGGGCGGCTGAGGCCGGTCACCCTGATCGTCTGGGGCGGAATCGCCGGGGCGGTCATGGCGGCGCTGGCCTTCCACGACATCGACCGTCAGGGCGTGAAGCTGGACGACACCGTCCTGTCACCGCTGTTCGTGGTCTTCACAGCCGTGGCCCTGTTCATCGGCCATCACCTGATCGTGCCAGCCGACCGTGAGCGTCGGCTGATCGCCCCCTACCCCGCCTATTTCGACGCGGCCTGGATGGCGGGGGTCCAGCTGGCCCTGTCGATCGGCTTCGCGGGCGCCTTCTGGCTTCTGCTCTTCCTCGGCGCCGCCCTGTTCAAGGTCATCGGCCTGACCTTCCTCGGCGACCTGATCGGCAAGAGCTGGTTCGCCTTCCCCATGACCGGCCTCGCCTTCGCCACGGCGGTGCAGCTGACCGACGTGCGCGACGGCCTGATCCGGGGCGTGCGGGCCGTGGCCCTGATGCTGCTGTCCTGGCTGTTGCTGGTCATGACGGTGCTGGCCGCCGGCTTCCTCGCCGCCCTGCCCTTCACGGGCCTCAAGGGCCTGTGGGACACCGGCAGCGCGACCGCTCTGGTCCTCGCCTCGGCCGGCGCCCTGATCATCCTGATCAACACCGCCTATCAGGACGGCCGTCCCGACAACCGGCCGCCGCTGGTGCTGCGCATCGCTGTGCAGGTCGCCTCGCTCCTGCTGACGCCCCTGATCGTCCTGGCCGTCTGGGGTCTGATGCTGCGGATCGGCCAGTACGGCCTGACGCCGGACCGGATCATCGCCGCCGCCTGCGCCCTGGTCGGCGCCGTCTATGCGGTGGGCTACGGGCTCGGCGCCATTGTGCCCCTGATCCGCAAGGGCTCGGACTGGATGAAGGCGCTGGAGGCGACCAACCTGGCCTCGGGCGTCCTGGCCGTCGCCGTCATCCTCGCCCTGTTCAGCCCCCTCGCCGACCCGGCCCGGCTGTCGGTCGCCGATCAGGTGAAGCGTCTGGAGGCGGGCAAGGTGACGCCGGACAAGTTCGACTTCGGCTTCCTGCGGTTCGAGAGCGGCAAGGTCGGCCAGCAAGCCTTTGAGAAGCTCGCGCGCTCCACCGACGCCGACATCGCCCGGCGCGCTCAGGAGGCCCGGAAGATGGAAGACCGGTGGGACAGCCCCAAGCCCGACGTGGCGGTCGATCTCCGTATCGAGATGCTGCCCGCCGGAACCGCGCTTCCGGCGGCCTTCCCCCGATCCGTCGTCTTCGACGGCTCCACCGGCGCCAACCAGGCCCTCACCAGCTGTACGTCCAAGGACGAGCCCTGCAAGGCGCGCCTTTTCGATCTGGACGCAGACGGCCGTGACGAGCTGCTGATCGCCCACCGGTTCGCCGTCATCGTCTTCGTGCTCGGCGACGACGGAAAGTGGACCTCGCCGGGGACCTATATGCCGCGGATCTGCGCCGGCGTTGGGCGCGGCGACATGCGCAAGACGCTGGAGACGGACCAGTTCCAGACCGAGCCCCAGCGCTGGCCGGGCCTGAGGTCTTCGGATTCGATCAACTGGACCTTTACGCCGGACACCCAGTGCCCGGGCGAGGCCGTGCGCGTCGACCTCGTCCCCCCGCCCCCGCCGCCCGCCCGGCCCGCGCCACCGCCCGCCCGTTAA
- a CDS encoding acyltransferase family protein — protein MLVFMFHMPIASHWRDWPLIQHGYLFVDYFFVLSGFVIAHAYAERLKTARDAGRFMVRRLGRVWPLHVLMLACFVGLELCRLWFHFDTASPFTRDRSVEAIFTNLLLIQAWHIHPYLTWNGPSWTLSAEVACYLIFAALVLVAPKRFRWIGAVLAVIGGLMVVEFAKRWMNTTYDFAVPRAVYGFFLGCLLQGLWTRIPRLKAGAATALEVATVVMCCLFVAWAEGPVTVLVTLVFIGVVWVFAGEEGKVSRLLDLPVLVTFGRWSFAIYMVHMFVLTVMLIMARKLHWMPNGRRIDFGSVWLNDLFAIAVFAGIVGLAVLAHHLVERPAQRLIDRWTKPKPAAA, from the coding sequence GTGCTCGTGTTCATGTTCCACATGCCGATCGCCAGCCACTGGCGCGACTGGCCGCTGATCCAGCACGGCTATTTGTTCGTCGACTACTTCTTCGTCCTGTCGGGCTTTGTCATCGCACATGCCTATGCGGAGCGGTTGAAGACGGCGCGCGACGCGGGCCGGTTCATGGTGCGCCGGCTGGGCCGGGTCTGGCCGCTGCACGTCCTGATGCTGGCCTGTTTCGTCGGGTTGGAGCTGTGCCGACTCTGGTTCCATTTCGACACCGCTTCCCCCTTCACGCGCGACCGCTCGGTCGAGGCGATCTTCACCAACCTGCTGCTGATCCAGGCCTGGCACATCCATCCCTACCTGACCTGGAACGGTCCCTCGTGGACGCTGAGCGCCGAGGTCGCCTGCTATCTGATCTTCGCCGCCCTGGTGTTGGTCGCGCCGAAGCGGTTCCGCTGGATCGGCGCCGTGCTGGCGGTTATCGGCGGCCTGATGGTGGTCGAGTTCGCCAAGCGCTGGATGAACACCACCTATGACTTCGCCGTTCCGCGCGCGGTCTACGGCTTCTTCCTCGGCTGCCTGCTGCAGGGGCTATGGACCCGGATCCCGCGCCTGAAGGCGGGCGCCGCCACGGCTCTGGAAGTCGCGACCGTCGTCATGTGCTGCCTGTTCGTCGCCTGGGCCGAGGGGCCGGTGACGGTTCTGGTGACCCTGGTCTTCATCGGGGTGGTCTGGGTCTTCGCGGGCGAGGAGGGCAAGGTGTCGCGCCTGCTCGATCTGCCGGTGCTGGTCACCTTCGGCCGCTGGTCCTTCGCCATCTATATGGTCCATATGTTCGTGCTGACGGTGATGCTGATCATGGCCCGCAAGCTGCACTGGATGCCCAACGGGCGGCGCATCGACTTCGGCTCGGTCTGGCTGAACGACCTGTTCGCAATCGCCGTCTTCGCCGGCATAGTCGGTCTCGCGGTCCTGGCCCACCACCTCGTCGAACGCCCCGCCCAGCGACTTATTGACCGCTGGACCAAACCCAAACCCGCCGCTGCCTGA
- a CDS encoding cupin domain-containing protein, with protein sequence MLTAAEVITMLELQPHPEGGHYRETFRDPREVDGRSVGTAIYYLLAEGEQSHWHSVDAAELWHFYEGAPLALEIASGGTRRLVRLGSDLKAGEQPQAVVPTGAWQAAKSLGAWTLVGCTVAPGFEFEGFEMAPKGWQPG encoded by the coding sequence ATGCTTACCGCCGCCGAAGTCATCACCATGCTCGAACTCCAGCCCCATCCGGAGGGCGGGCACTATCGCGAGACCTTCCGCGATCCGCGCGAGGTGGACGGGCGTTCGGTCGGGACGGCGATCTACTATCTGCTGGCCGAGGGGGAGCAGTCGCACTGGCATTCGGTCGACGCCGCCGAGCTGTGGCATTTCTATGAGGGGGCGCCGCTGGCGCTGGAGATCGCCTCGGGCGGGACGCGGCGGCTGGTCAGGCTGGGCAGTGACCTCAAGGCCGGCGAACAGCCGCAGGCCGTGGTTCCGACCGGCGCCTGGCAGGCGGCCAAGTCGCTCGGCGCCTGGACCCTGGTCGGCTGCACCGTCGCGCCAGGCTTCGAATTCGAGGGGTTTGAGATGGCTCCCAAAGGCTGGCAGCCGGGCTGA
- a CDS encoding DUF1801 domain-containing protein: protein MAAEAKTKPTDVSVDDFIAAVPDPVRRADAEVVAALFAEVTGQRATLWGPSIVGFGAYHYVYDSGRQGDAPAIAFSPRKPHLVLYLHAGEARDALSPRLGKHKTEGGCIYVKRLSDVNMDVLRELAAVSYAAIKARYPD, encoded by the coding sequence ATGGCCGCCGAAGCGAAGACCAAGCCCACCGACGTCAGCGTCGACGACTTCATCGCCGCCGTGCCCGATCCGGTGCGCCGGGCCGACGCCGAAGTCGTCGCCGCCCTGTTCGCCGAGGTCACGGGGCAGCGGGCGACCCTGTGGGGGCCGTCCATCGTCGGGTTCGGCGCGTACCACTACGTCTACGACAGCGGCCGCCAGGGCGACGCCCCGGCCATCGCCTTCTCGCCCCGCAAGCCGCATCTGGTCCTGTATCTGCACGCCGGAGAGGCCCGCGACGCCCTGTCGCCCCGGCTGGGCAAGCACAAGACAGAGGGCGGCTGCATCTATGTGAAGCGGCTGTCGGACGTGAACATGGACGTCCTGCGCGAACTGGCCGCCGTCTCCTACGCCGCCATCAAGGCCCGTTATCCCGACTGA
- a CDS encoding TonB-dependent receptor plug domain-containing protein, protein MTIAVAILSALASGAIQTAPPPTAGPTPPQQTPPTTSPEPQDDDALPRGSASSDAYDLGTVTVTGVKPRGSVEGDIPPDVTLSAEEIKAYGASNISELLQRLEPLTQSSRGRSDSGPVLLLNGRRISGFQEIQGIPVEAIERTEILPEEVALNYGYSADQRVVNFVLKQQFRQATATFQGRGPTQGGRTTAEVDGNAFTIKTGDRWNFDIEQQHDTALFESERDITRTVNPNTYGPSGAVATPEELSAYRTLQSRGDRTTIRGSLAHDLNATTKATGSFSLEDSTTSGYGGLPSLSLNLPAGNPYSTSAGDVRLQRYLADPGTMLRNNDTLTGKAALLVDGYLKEWRYTVTATYDRTETDTTTGRGYEVLPVQTALSNNDPTVNPFGVIPPSLLRQATDTAHSVSSGGNVESTLNGTLWEGPAGNLRSTVKFGLDTRTLDSESDRTVIGHTESSLQRDRVYGSFNVNMPLTSTRRDFLSKLGDLSFNFNGGYDDLSDFGGLTTIGGGLNWAPNGKIGFVVSYTDEQGAPTINQVNDPVINTSNVAVYDFKAGQTVNITQITGGNRNLGSDDRSVVKLGFNLTPFQSVNFNFSSNYTWSRTDDAISAFPTITPALEAALPGRFVRDGAGNLLSVDARPLNYAKTERQDLRTGFTFSRPFGKPNAAAGGPRPGGMMMMGGGPRPAGGGEGGGPGGGGGGQMRMGGGGGRGGTPMQPGQGVFNLSVYHTYRFQDEIVIADGLPVIDQLNGGATGGRGGTPQQEIQVQGGAFRNGFGAFINANWREATFVDGGATDLNFSHQTTVGLNMFVDMNQRPDWVKKAPWLLKGARISLGFDNIFDTRTVVTTSAGNLPVNYQPDYLDPTGRVIRLNYRKVLF, encoded by the coding sequence ATGACGATCGCTGTCGCCATTCTGTCCGCGCTTGCCTCCGGCGCGATCCAGACGGCGCCCCCGCCCACGGCCGGCCCGACGCCGCCGCAGCAGACTCCGCCGACGACCTCGCCCGAGCCCCAGGACGACGACGCCCTGCCGCGCGGCTCGGCCTCGTCGGACGCCTATGACCTGGGCACCGTCACCGTCACGGGCGTGAAGCCGCGCGGCAGCGTCGAGGGCGACATCCCGCCCGACGTCACCCTGAGCGCGGAAGAGATCAAGGCCTACGGCGCCAGCAACATCTCCGAGCTGCTGCAACGGCTCGAACCCCTGACCCAGTCGAGCCGCGGCCGGTCGGACTCCGGTCCGGTCCTGCTGCTCAACGGCCGCCGCATCTCGGGCTTCCAGGAGATCCAGGGCATCCCGGTCGAGGCCATCGAGCGCACCGAGATTCTGCCCGAGGAGGTCGCCCTCAACTACGGCTATAGCGCCGACCAGCGGGTGGTGAACTTCGTCCTCAAGCAGCAGTTCCGCCAGGCCACCGCGACCTTCCAGGGCCGCGGCCCGACCCAGGGCGGCCGCACCACCGCCGAGGTCGACGGCAACGCCTTCACCATCAAGACCGGCGACCGCTGGAACTTCGACATCGAGCAGCAGCACGACACCGCCCTGTTCGAGAGCGAGCGCGACATCACCCGCACGGTGAACCCCAACACCTATGGCCCGAGCGGCGCCGTCGCGACGCCGGAAGAGCTGTCGGCCTATCGCACCCTGCAGTCGCGCGGCGACCGGACGACCATCCGCGGCTCGCTGGCCCACGACCTGAACGCCACGACCAAGGCGACAGGCAGCTTCAGCCTGGAGGACTCGACCACCAGCGGATACGGCGGCCTGCCCTCCCTGTCGCTGAACCTGCCGGCCGGGAACCCCTATTCGACCAGCGCCGGCGACGTGCGGCTGCAGCGCTATCTGGCCGACCCCGGCACGATGCTGCGCAACAACGACACCCTGACGGGCAAGGCCGCCCTGCTGGTGGACGGCTATCTGAAGGAGTGGCGCTACACCGTCACCGCCACCTACGATCGGACCGAGACCGACACCACGACAGGCCGCGGTTATGAGGTCCTGCCCGTCCAGACCGCGCTCTCCAACAACGATCCGACCGTGAACCCGTTCGGCGTCATCCCGCCTTCCCTGCTGCGCCAGGCCACCGACACGGCCCATTCGGTGTCCAGCGGCGGCAATGTGGAATCGACCCTCAACGGCACCCTGTGGGAAGGCCCGGCGGGCAATCTGCGCTCGACCGTCAAGTTCGGCCTGGACACCCGGACGCTGGACTCCGAGTCGGACCGCACCGTCATCGGCCACACCGAGAGCTCGCTGCAGCGCGACCGGGTCTATGGCAGCTTCAACGTCAACATGCCGCTGACCAGCACCCGCCGCGACTTCCTGTCGAAGCTCGGCGACCTGTCCTTCAACTTCAACGGCGGCTATGACGACCTGTCCGACTTCGGCGGCCTGACCACCATCGGCGGCGGCCTGAACTGGGCCCCGAACGGCAAGATCGGCTTCGTCGTCAGCTATACGGATGAACAGGGCGCCCCGACGATCAACCAGGTCAACGACCCGGTCATCAACACCTCGAACGTGGCCGTCTACGACTTCAAGGCCGGCCAGACGGTCAACATCACCCAGATCACCGGCGGCAACCGCAACCTGGGTTCGGACGACCGCTCGGTGGTCAAGCTGGGCTTCAACCTGACCCCGTTCCAGAGCGTCAACTTCAACTTCAGCTCCAACTACACCTGGAGCCGGACGGACGACGCCATCTCGGCCTTCCCGACCATCACCCCGGCCCTGGAAGCGGCCCTGCCCGGCCGGTTCGTGCGCGACGGCGCGGGCAACCTGCTGTCGGTCGACGCCCGTCCGCTGAACTACGCCAAGACCGAGCGTCAGGACCTGCGCACCGGCTTCACCTTCTCGCGTCCGTTCGGCAAGCCGAACGCGGCGGCGGGCGGTCCGCGCCCCGGCGGCATGATGATGATGGGCGGCGGCCCGCGTCCGGCCGGCGGCGGTGAAGGCGGCGGCCCCGGTGGCGGGGGCGGCGGTCAGATGCGCATGGGCGGCGGCGGCGGACGCGGCGGCACGCCGATGCAGCCGGGCCAGGGCGTCTTCAACCTGTCGGTCTATCATACCTACCGCTTCCAGGATGAGATCGTCATCGCCGATGGCCTGCCGGTCATCGACCAGCTCAACGGCGGCGCCACCGGCGGTCGCGGCGGCACGCCCCAGCAGGAGATCCAGGTCCAGGGCGGCGCCTTCCGCAACGGCTTCGGCGCCTTCATCAACGCCAACTGGCGCGAGGCGACCTTCGTCGACGGCGGGGCGACCGACCTCAACTTCTCGCACCAGACCACGGTCGGGCTGAACATGTTCGTCGACATGAACCAGCGCCCCGACTGGGTGAAGAAGGCCCCCTGGCTGCTCAAGGGCGCCCGGATCAGCCTGGGCTTCGACAACATCTTCGACACCCGCACGGTGGTCACCACCTCGGCAGGCAACCTGCCGGTCAACTACCAGCCCGACTACCTCGACCCCACGGGCCGGGTCATCCGACTGAACTACCGCAAGGTGCTGTTCTAG